The following are encoded together in the Triticum dicoccoides isolate Atlit2015 ecotype Zavitan chromosome 6B, WEW_v2.0, whole genome shotgun sequence genome:
- the LOC119323748 gene encoding BTB/POZ and MATH domain-containing protein 1-like, giving the protein MASSGAGGEPSRSAIVADTASGHHLLTIQGYSCTKDLPTGEKISSRPFTVGGHRWRIDYYPNGVSSSANSCISLSLVLDEKVAADVKAKYSFCLAGEVEEKQAARLASATVSTFPSKSCSVLNWYSTFIKREDLQSSKNLKNDSFTVRCDIVVVHRYLVEDAPPGFVSVPPPCDLRRDLAKLLETEKGADVVFEVGGETLAAHRCVLAARSSVFAAELFGPIKEGNAAAAGSLVVPVEDMEAEVFKALLRYAYTGSLPQIRKEDEDATCQHLLTVADRYGMERLKLICEEKLCKYINVGTAVTILVLAEQHHCEGLKKACFKFLATPANLKAVVATDALQQLSTSCPSLMVELMAMSLAHS; this is encoded by the coding sequence ATGGCGTCCTCCGGCGCCGGCGGGGAGCCGTCGAGGTCCGCCATTGTGGCCGACACGGCGAGCGGGCACCACCTTCTCACGATTCAGGGCTACTCCTGCACCAAGGACCTTCCCACCGGAGAGAAGATCAGTTCCCGGCCCTTCACAGTCGGCGGCCACCGCTGGCGCATCGACTACTACCCTAACGGTGTAAGCTCGTCGGCCAACAGCTGCATATCCCTCTCCCTAGTCCTCGACGAAAAGGTCGCGGCGGATGTGAAGGCGAAGTACAGCTTCTGCCTCGCCGGCGAGGTGGAGGAAAAACAAGCGGCGCGCCTGGCGTCGGCCACGGTGAGCACATTCCCTTCCAAGAGCTGTAGCGTTCTCAACTGGTACTCGACCTTCATCAAAAGGGAGGACCTGCAGAGCTCCAAGAACCTGAAGAATGACTCGTTCACCGTCCGGTGCGACATCGTCGTCGTCCACCGTTACCTCGTGGAGGACGCGCCGCCAGGCTTCGTCTCCGTGCCGCCGCCGTGCGACCTGCGCCGGGACCTTGCCAAGCTCCTCGAGACTGAGAAAGGTGCTGACGTGGTGTTCGAGGTCGGCGGCGAGACCCTCGCTGCTCACCGGTGCGTGCTGGCGGCCCGCTCGTCGGTGTTCGCCGCTGAGCTCTTCGGACCAATCAAGGAGGGCAATGCTGCTGCCGCCGGTAGCCTCGTCGTGCCTGTGGAAGACATGGAGGCAGAGGTGTTCAAGGCACTACTCCGTTACGCATACACTGGCTCATTGCCACAGATCCGCAAGGAAGACGAAGACGCCACCTGCCAACATCTGCTCACCGTTGCGGACAGGTATGGCATGGAGCGGCTGAAGCTCATCTGCGAGGAAAAGCTTTGCAAGTACATCAATGTCGGCACGGCGGTGACCATTCTGGTGCTGGCCGAGCAGCACCACTGTGAGGGGCTGAAGAAGGCATGCTTCAAGTTTCTTGCCACTCCGGCGAATCTGAAAGCCGTAGTGGCCACCGACGCCTTACAACAACTGAGCACGAGCTGCCCTTCTCTTATGGTAGAGCTCATGGCCATGTCCTTGGCGCATTCTTAG
- the LOC119323749 gene encoding calcineurin subunit B-like, with amino-acid sequence MGNASSMLTQYDIEEVQEHCSYLFSQQEIVSLYERFCQLDRSAKGFVSEDEFLSIPEFSTNPLSQRLLRMVDGLNFKEFVSFLSTFSARASLQQKIELIFKVYDIDGKGKVSFKDLVEVLRDLTGSSMSEKQREQVLTKVLEEAGYTQDSTLALEDFVTIIDHPGLKMEVEVPID; translated from the exons ATGGGGAACGCGTCGTCGATGCTGACGCAGTACGACATCGAGGAGGTGCAGGAGCACTGCAGCTACCTAT TCTCGCAGCAGGAGATCGTGTCGCTGTACGAGCGCTTCTGCCAGCTCGACCGCAGCGCCAAGGGCTTCGTCTCCGAGGACGAGTTCCTCTCCATCCCGGAGTTCTCCACCAACCCGCTCTCCCAG AGGTTGTTACGTATGGTTGATGGATTGAACTTCAAGGAGTTTGTTTCTTTTCTCTCTACCTTCAGCGCAAGGGCCAGCCTTCAGCAAAAGATTGAGT TGATATTTAAGGTGTATGACATTGATGGCAAGGGGAAAGTATCCTTCAAGGACCTGGTAGAGGTTTTACGGGACCTGACAGGCTCATCCATGTCAGAGAAACAAAGAGAG CAAGTACTAACAAAGGTGTTGGAAGAAGCCGGGTACACACAGGATTCCACGCTAGCATTAGAAGATTTCGTGACG ATCATCGACCACCCCGGCCTGAAGATGGAGGTGGAAGTGCCCATCGACTAA